From a region of the Colias croceus chromosome 14, ilColCroc2.1 genome:
- the LOC123697327 gene encoding MD-2-related lipid-recognition protein-like, whose protein sequence is MDARLFFFYLFVSVVSSELVRKKICKGVETPTCNIHNVHLDPCPEGPAFCLVRRNKLYQVTVDFTPQFSSSNLKLSINGDSAKDATFSTAILPPTSGCDVITCPLQKDTRQSFNTTISLNKKSRGKFPIQVKLWNEDNSADVCCVTFNVRVLK, encoded by the exons ATGGACGCTCgtctatttttcttttatttgtttgtttctgtTGTAAGTTCAGAATTAGTGAGAAAGAAGATATGTAAAGggg TTGAGACGCCAACGTGTAACATCCATAACGTACATTTAGACCCTTGTCCTGAAGGACCTGCCTTCTGTCTCGTCAGACGAAACAAGCTTTACCAGGTCACTGTGGATTTCACTCCTc aattttcaTCAAGCAATCTGAAACTGTCTATAAATGGAGACAGTGCGAAAGACGCCACCTTCAGCACTGCAATACTCCCCCCCACCAGTGGGTGTGACGTCATCACTTGCCCCCTACAGAAAGACACGCGGCAAAGCTTCAATACAACAATATCTTTGAATAAAAAGAGCCGA gGCAAATTTCCAATACAAGTTAAACTTTGGAACGAGGACAATAGCGCCGACGTGTGTTGTGTTACATTTAATGTAAGAGTTTTGAAATAA